The bacterium genome includes a region encoding these proteins:
- a CDS encoding LamG domain-containing protein: MPEQQKELKKVLRQEHTPQMIGYNGILNNNYNLRIGNSGSSWTYFFRGTVDDVKIYNRALSGQEVKKHYQSR; this comes from the coding sequence TTGCCGGAGCAACAGAAGGAATTAAAGAAAGTGCTGAGACAGGAACATACGCCGCAGATGATTGGTTATAATGGAATACTTAATAACAATTATAATCTTCGTATAGGCAATAGCGGCTCTAGTTGGACTTATTTTTTCAGAGGAACTGTTGATGATGTCAAAATTTATAATAGGGCATTATCCGGACAGGAAGTAAAGAAACATTACCAATCAAGGTGA
- a CDS encoding amidohydrolase family protein yields the protein MFIDIHLHTIREKSLPREDGSYASPEELIEMMDRTGVDKGILLPVMSPEYRRNQLSTVEDILEVCRRYQDRFIPFCNIDPRAEKNSPDADLSRQLLFYKEKGCKGVGEITANLYFDNPLVQNLFKHCEKCEMPVIFHIGSQFGNCYGLIDDLHLPRLEKSLKNFPDLIFIGHSQPFWSEISADVTAENRNTYPKGKVTEGGAVPRLMEEYPNLYGDISAGSGYNALTRDSEFGYEFINRFKDKLFFGTDIASPKDDHHHAEFLRNAYKEGNILKETFEKISWQNVNKILKLGL from the coding sequence ATGTTTATTGATATTCATTTGCACACAATAAGAGAAAAAAGTCTTCCCAGAGAAGACGGCAGCTATGCATCCCCTGAAGAATTGATCGAAATGATGGATAGAACAGGAGTTGATAAAGGAATCCTTTTGCCCGTAATGAGTCCAGAGTATCGAAGAAATCAGCTCTCAACAGTAGAAGACATTCTTGAGGTTTGCAGGAGGTATCAGGATAGGTTTATTCCTTTCTGTAACATTGACCCGCGTGCTGAAAAAAACAGTCCTGATGCTGATCTTTCGCGTCAATTACTCTTTTATAAGGAGAAAGGATGTAAAGGAGTGGGAGAAATTACTGCAAACCTGTATTTTGACAATCCCCTTGTACAGAATCTGTTTAAGCATTGTGAAAAATGTGAGATGCCCGTAATTTTTCATATAGGTTCACAATTTGGAAATTGTTATGGTCTTATAGATGACCTACACTTACCACGATTAGAAAAATCTCTAAAAAACTTTCCTGATTTGATATTTATTGGCCATTCTCAACCATTTTGGTCGGAAATTAGCGCAGATGTAACAGCAGAAAATAGAAACACATATCCAAAAGGCAAAGTTACAGAAGGAGGCGCAGTTCCCAGACTTATGGAAGAATATCCGAATTTGTATGGAGATATATCAGCAGGCAGCGGCTACAATGCCTTAACCCGTGACTCCGAATTTGGATATGAGTTTATTAATAGATTCAAGGATAAGCTTTTCTTCGGGACAGATATCGCCTCTCCTAAGGATGACCATCACCATGCAGAATTTTTGAGAAACGCTTATAAGGAGGGGAATATTTTAAAAGAGACGTTTGAAAAAATAAGCTGGCAAAATGTTAATAAAATCCTTAAGCTTGGTCTATAA
- a CDS encoding MBL fold metallo-hydrolase encodes MVKLTILGAGVPRPNKDRFGTSFVLEINDEYLMFDCGPATTYKMVKAGLWPTQIDYLFFTHHHSDHNVDYPCFVLCRWDQSVGQENLLNVYGPEPTKSMTDRLFGGEGIFSIDLKARINGLVSQRVHQNRGGTLPRTGLKINVKNIIAGDVIEGKTWKISTAKAHHLEPHLQSIAYRVETKEGTIVFLGDTGHCKTLTKLCQGADVLVANCWDHQETMKKNGEASGQTGTIDAANFAKESGAKTLILAHMGARISAPGSIEKAVADISKIYGGKIIVSKEIMCIDVFNYAQI; translated from the coding sequence ATGGTTAAACTTACTATTCTTGGAGCCGGAGTGCCTAGACCAAATAAAGATCGTTTTGGCACCTCTTTTGTTTTAGAGATTAATGATGAATATTTAATGTTTGATTGCGGTCCAGCAACTACATACAAAATGGTTAAAGCAGGTTTATGGCCTACCCAGATTGATTATCTTTTTTTCACACACCATCATTCAGACCATAATGTGGATTATCCATGTTTTGTATTATGCAGGTGGGATCAGAGCGTAGGCCAGGAAAACCTGTTGAATGTCTATGGACCTGAACCAACTAAGTCAATGACAGATAGACTGTTCGGGGGTGAGGGTATTTTCTCCATCGATTTGAAAGCGCGTATTAATGGACTTGTAAGCCAGAGAGTACACCAGAATCGCGGAGGAACTCTTCCGAGGACAGGATTAAAAATAAATGTCAAAAATATAATTGCCGGCGATGTTATAGAAGGCAAAACATGGAAGATTTCCACTGCCAAAGCACATCATTTGGAACCACATTTACAATCTATTGCCTATCGAGTTGAAACCAAAGAAGGGACTATCGTGTTTCTTGGAGACACAGGGCATTGTAAGACTTTGACTAAATTATGTCAGGGGGCGGATGTTTTGGTAGCAAACTGTTGGGATCATCAAGAGACCATGAAAAAAAACGGGGAAGCCTCAGGCCAGACTGGAACCATTGACGCTGCAAATTTTGCCAAAGAATCAGGAGCTAAAACGCTTATCCTTGCACACATGGGAGCACGAATCTCTGCTCCAGGTTCTATAGAAAAAGCCGTTGCTGATATCAGCAAAATTTATGGCGGGAAAATAATTGTTTCAAAAGAAATAATGTGTATAGATGTTTTTAATTATGCACAAATTTAA
- a CDS encoding amidohydrolase family protein yields the protein MIDIHMHIGRLYNEKSIKPEDQALTPEYLLDFMDEAGIEKAVLLPIENPEATSYYVTTDYVLDVCKKYPDKFIPFCNVDPRRSRLYEVIKEYKDRGCKGMGEVLAGLYVDDPLMQRMYEICGELGLPIIFDLCRITCFDDLRLPRFENMIKKFPETTFIGHGPRFWAEISADYKSPDISYPTGKVVSSGAVERRSCPCMPICMPIYLQEADILHLHAIRSLDISSWRNSRTNYSLEQISVMLIKTFLTSLILKKLARITKFLKPLIGK from the coding sequence ATGATAGACATTCATATGCATATTGGAAGATTGTATAATGAAAAGTCAATTAAGCCTGAGGATCAGGCACTGACGCCGGAATACCTGCTGGATTTCATGGATGAAGCCGGCATTGAGAAAGCAGTGCTTCTACCAATTGAAAATCCGGAAGCTACTTCCTATTATGTAACTACTGACTATGTTCTGGATGTGTGTAAGAAATATCCTGATAAATTCATACCTTTCTGCAACGTGGATCCCAGAAGGAGCAGGCTTTATGAAGTGATAAAAGAATATAAAGACCGTGGATGTAAGGGCATGGGAGAAGTGCTTGCCGGACTTTATGTTGATGATCCGCTCATGCAGAGAATGTATGAAATATGTGGAGAATTAGGTCTTCCTATTATCTTTGATCTTTGCCGTATAACATGTTTTGATGACCTTAGGCTTCCAAGGTTTGAGAATATGATCAAAAAATTCCCTGAGACTACTTTCATTGGCCATGGTCCACGTTTCTGGGCCGAAATATCTGCTGATTACAAGTCCCCGGACATAAGTTATCCAACAGGAAAGGTGGTAAGTTCCGGCGCTGTTGAACGGCGCTCATGTCCATGTATGCCAATCTGTATGCCGATATATCTGCAGGAAGCGGATATACTGCACTTACACGCGATAAGAAGTTTGGATATCAGTTCATGGAGAAATTCCAGGACAAACTATTCTTTGGAACAGATATCTGTCATGTTAATCAAGACGTTCCTAACATCTCTTATTTTAAAAAAGCTGGCAAGGATAACAAAATTTCTAAAACCGCTTATAGGAAAATAG
- the recA gene encoding recombinase RecA: protein MADKKSQEKDSALDIAMAQIEKSYGKGSIMRLGEESAAVDIDVIPTGSIALDTALGVGGIPRGRITEIYGPESSGKTTLALHVVANAQKAGGMAAFIDVEHALDPKYSKVLGVDLDSLLISQPDSGEQALDITETLVRSNAIDVIIVDSVAAMVPRAEIEGDMGDSHMGLQARLMSQALRKLTAVISKSKTSVIFINQIRHKIGVFFGSPETTTGGNALKFYASVRLDIRRIATIKKGETAVGSRVRVKVVKNKVAPPFRQAEFDVMYNQGICKEAGILDMAIEHKLIEKAGAWFSYNEEKIAQGREGAIRYLVEKTDLRDKLEKQIRENTGLKPA, encoded by the coding sequence ATGGCTGATAAAAAATCCCAGGAAAAGGACAGTGCTCTTGACATTGCAATGGCTCAGATAGAAAAATCGTATGGGAAAGGCTCTATAATGAGATTAGGAGAAGAATCTGCTGCCGTTGATATTGATGTAATACCCACAGGCTCAATAGCTTTGGACACAGCGCTTGGTGTAGGAGGCATACCGCGTGGGAGAATAACGGAGATATACGGACCTGAGTCATCAGGAAAGACAACGCTAGCTTTGCATGTTGTTGCCAATGCACAAAAGGCTGGCGGTATGGCAGCGTTCATAGACGTAGAACACGCTCTTGACCCAAAGTATTCCAAAGTTCTGGGCGTTGATTTAGATAGCCTCTTAATCTCACAGCCTGATAGCGGTGAACAAGCATTGGACATTACAGAAACCCTTGTCAGGAGCAATGCTATAGACGTAATAATAGTAGACTCAGTAGCTGCTATGGTTCCACGCGCAGAGATTGAAGGAGATATGGGAGATTCACATATGGGGCTTCAGGCACGGCTTATGTCACAGGCTCTCAGAAAGCTGACTGCTGTTATAAGTAAATCAAAGACATCTGTTATATTCATTAATCAAATACGACACAAAATAGGAGTTTTTTTTGGTAGTCCTGAGACTACTACAGGTGGAAATGCACTTAAATTCTATGCGTCTGTAAGACTGGATATTCGCAGAATAGCAACAATTAAGAAAGGCGAAACAGCAGTAGGAAGCAGGGTCAGGGTAAAAGTTGTTAAAAATAAGGTTGCTCCTCCATTCAGACAGGCAGAATTCGATGTTATGTATAATCAGGGTATTTGCAAAGAGGCAGGGATCCTTGATATGGCAATTGAGCATAAATTGATTGAAAAAGCCGGAGCATGGTTCTCTTATAATGAGGAGAAAATAGCTCAGGGCCGCGAAGGTGCAATCAGATATCTGGTAGAAAAGACCGATCTTAGAGATAAACTTGAAAAGCAGATAAGAGAGAATACTGGATTGAAGCCTGCCTAA